One window of the Bradysia coprophila strain Holo2 chromosome X unlocalized genomic scaffold, BU_Bcop_v1 contig_26, whole genome shotgun sequence genome contains the following:
- the LOC119069357 gene encoding LOW QUALITY PROTEIN: elongation factor 1-gamma-like (The sequence of the model RefSeq protein was modified relative to this genomic sequence to represent the inferred CDS: deleted 4 bases in 2 codons; substituted 3 bases at 3 genomic stop codons) — translation IKHKCKPCCCKEFLSMRKGIEFDPKKYAEFQSKSGWCXGRQTTRTEKGLGMRETGQPKSEAEPVEEMDAVNALIGRAPNQRHPFDLLPKGTFNMIDFKRCYSNEEETVSVPYFVERNSIPENYSIWFGEYKYSSEXQVFMSCXLIAGHVSTIGFKMRKQAFASMCLFGEDNNSPISGVGLWQWTGNLHFFQLSPDWQIDYEVYD, via the exons ATCAAACACAAGTGCAAGCCGTGTTGCTGTAAAGAATTTCTCTCTATGCGCAAAGGCATTGAATTCGATCCGAAGAAGTACGCCGAATTCCAAAGCAAGTCCGGTTGGTGCTAAGGACGCCAAACCACAAGAACCGAAAAAGGATTAGGAATGAGAGAAACCGGACAGCCAAAAAGCGAAGCCGAACCAGTCGAAGAAATGGATGCAGTGAAT GCTTTGATTGGAAGAGCCCCAAATCAAAGGCATCCGTTCGATTTACTGCCAAAGGGTACATTCAACATGATCGACTTCAAGCGTTGCTACTCAAACGAAGAGGAAACCGTTTCAGTTCCATACTTCGTTGAGAGAAATTCGATTCCGGAAAACTATTCAATTTGGTTCGGTGAATACAAATACAGCAGCGAATGACAAGTGTTCATGAGCTGCTAACTTATCGCTGGCCATGTATCAACGATTGGATTTAAAATGAGAAAACAAGCATTCGCCTCAATGTGTCTGTTCGGCGAGGATAACAACAGCCCCATATCGGGTGTG GGGTTATGGCAGTGGACAGGGAACTTGCATTTTTTCCAATTGTCGCCAGACTGGCAAATTGATTACGAAGTGTACGACTGA